A single window of Undibacterium sp. 5I1 DNA harbors:
- the lipA gene encoding lipoyl synthase, with the protein MTTENTPVSTLAPAYDPTEKQKGASKTARIPIKIIPMERLPKPDWIRVKAGSPTTRFYEIKDILRANNLVTVCEEASCPNIGECFGKGTATFMIMGDKCTRRCPFCDVGHGRPDPLDVNEPLNLAKTIAQLKLSYVVITSVDRDDLRDGGAAHFAECITKIRELSPKTRIEILTPDFRGRMDRALEILNLAPPDVMNHNLETAPRLYKEARPGSDYEYSLNLLKRFKEQHPNTPTKSGIMVGLGETDEEILQVMRDMRTHNVDMLTIGQYLSPSGHHLPVRRYVHPDVFKMFEEEAYKMGFAHAAVGAMVRSSYHADQQAHGIG; encoded by the coding sequence ATGACAACAGAAAACACTCCCGTCTCTACTCTGGCTCCCGCCTACGATCCAACCGAAAAACAAAAAGGCGCGAGCAAAACCGCGCGTATTCCCATCAAGATTATCCCGATGGAACGTTTGCCAAAGCCGGATTGGATACGGGTTAAAGCAGGCTCGCCGACGACACGTTTTTATGAAATTAAAGACATCCTGCGTGCCAACAATCTGGTCACGGTCTGTGAAGAAGCCTCTTGCCCCAATATCGGCGAATGCTTTGGCAAAGGTACTGCAACCTTCATGATCATGGGCGACAAATGCACCCGTCGTTGCCCATTCTGCGACGTCGGTCATGGCCGCCCAGATCCGCTAGATGTCAACGAGCCGCTCAATCTGGCAAAAACAATTGCACAGCTCAAATTAAGTTATGTCGTCATTACTTCAGTAGATCGTGACGATCTGCGCGATGGCGGTGCAGCCCACTTTGCAGAATGCATTACCAAGATCCGCGAACTCTCACCTAAAACCCGAATAGAAATTCTGACGCCGGATTTCCGTGGTCGTATGGATCGTGCACTAGAAATTTTGAACCTAGCACCACCCGATGTCATGAATCACAATCTGGAAACCGCACCGCGTCTGTATAAAGAAGCGCGTCCGGGATCGGATTATGAATACTCATTAAATTTGCTAAAGCGTTTTAAAGAGCAGCATCCAAATACCCCGACCAAATCCGGCATCATGGTTGGTCTGGGTGAAACCGATGAAGAAATTCTGCAAGTCATGCGCGACATGCGTACCCACAATGTCGATATGCTGACGATAGGCCAGTACTTATCACCAAGCGGCCACCATCTGCCAGTACGTCGTTATGTACACCCGGATGTATTTAAAATGTTTGAAGAAGAAGCCTATAAAATGGGCTTCGCGCATGCTGCAGTCGGCGCGATGGTGCGTAGTTCGTACCACGCTGATCAACAGGCACATGGGATAGGGTAG
- a CDS encoding TolC family protein yields the protein MSFPICVPLLARLNADHHSKLVNTLSRAGKIGKIITVFVITLSSLNVKAADISLTMPMTSQTAPLTVQLTLSQAQQLAVARSHQLIAQDLAVTASREMAIAAGQLPDPVLKAGIDNLPVNGPDRGSLTSDFMTMRRIGVMQELTRGDKRQLRAQRYDRAADKSLAEKSNLITAIQRDTAIAWLDQYYAERMAIVVAEQATQAKLEIDAAEGNYRAGRGSQADIFSARSALSMANDRSSDIQRKLRNAKTMLHRWTGVNSELSSAEQPQLETIRLDQSTLDTSLAHHPQIAVLNRQTELAEADAKLAEANKKSDWSVEVAFQQRGSAYSNMVSVGVSLPFQWDQKNRQDRELSSKLAMVEQAKAERDEMLRAHVAETKAIIDEWQTALERIARYERELIPLAAERTQATMAAYRGGKSSLSELLSARRNELDMRLQALELQSDTARLWAQLNFLFPAEVSGIHSAQSMNKDIQ from the coding sequence ATGTCTTTCCCAATCTGCGTACCTTTACTTGCGCGCCTTAATGCTGACCATCATTCTAAGCTGGTCAATACTCTATCCCGTGCCGGAAAAATCGGCAAAATAATCACCGTGTTCGTGATTACGCTGTCGTCACTCAACGTCAAGGCCGCGGATATATCACTAACTATGCCAATGACGTCGCAGACTGCGCCACTCACCGTGCAGCTAACTTTGAGTCAAGCGCAGCAACTTGCGGTCGCCCGGTCACATCAACTGATTGCACAGGATTTAGCTGTTACTGCCTCGCGTGAAATGGCGATCGCGGCAGGACAATTACCTGATCCAGTATTAAAAGCCGGCATCGATAATCTGCCCGTCAACGGCCCTGACCGTGGCAGCCTGACCAGCGATTTTATGACGATGCGTCGCATCGGTGTGATGCAAGAACTGACCCGAGGCGATAAGCGCCAGTTGCGCGCCCAACGCTATGACCGGGCAGCCGATAAGTCGCTGGCAGAAAAATCCAACCTCATTACCGCTATTCAACGCGATACCGCGATTGCCTGGTTGGACCAATACTATGCAGAACGCATGGCTATCGTAGTCGCAGAGCAAGCAACCCAAGCCAAGCTTGAAATCGATGCGGCGGAAGGAAATTATCGCGCTGGTCGCGGCAGCCAGGCAGATATCTTTAGCGCCCGTAGTGCGCTAAGTATGGCGAATGACCGCAGCAGCGATATTCAACGCAAACTGCGCAACGCCAAGACGATGTTACATCGTTGGACCGGTGTTAACTCAGAGCTGAGCTCAGCGGAGCAACCTCAGCTTGAAACCATACGTCTGGATCAATCAACGCTAGACACTTCGCTCGCCCATCATCCACAGATCGCGGTATTGAACAGGCAAACAGAGCTGGCCGAAGCCGATGCCAAACTGGCAGAGGCGAATAAAAAATCGGACTGGTCTGTCGAGGTCGCTTTTCAGCAACGTGGTTCTGCCTATTCAAATATGGTGTCGGTCGGCGTATCGCTACCGTTTCAGTGGGATCAAAAGAACCGCCAGGATCGCGAGCTCTCTTCCAAACTAGCAATGGTCGAACAAGCCAAAGCCGAGCGTGACGAAATGCTGCGTGCCCACGTCGCCGAGACCAAAGCAATCATAGATGAATGGCAAACCGCGCTTGAGCGCATCGCCCGCTATGAGCGCGAATTAATCCCGTTGGCAGCAGAGCGGACGCAAGCCACGATGGCGGCATACCGGGGCGGCAAATCCAGCCTATCTGAACTCTTGTCTGCACGCCGCAATGAGCTTGATATGCGCCTGCAAGCGCTGGAACTTCAATCCGACACTGCCCGTTTATGGGCACAACTGAATTTTCTATTTCCGGCCGAAGTGTCAGGCATCCATTCGGCTCAGTCCATGAACAAGGATATCCAATGA